In Chryseobacterium salivictor, the DNA window AACTTGCGGTCCTGAGAAAAAACTATGCGGAAGTTCTCGTTAAAGCCTATAAAAATAAAGGTGCACAAAATAAAGTAACTTTTATTTTATCCTCTAAAAATTTAGGCGAAGCACTCAGAAGAATTCAATATTTAAAAGATTACTCGGATTATCAGGATAAAAAAGCGGCAGAAATTTCCACCGCGGCAAAAGTTCTGCAGGAAAACATCACCTTGAAACAGAAATCTGTAAAGGACAAAGAAATGATTCTTACCAATCAGCAAAAGGATTTGTTGACCATTGAAGCTGAGAAAAAAACAAAACAGTCGCTCTTAGAAGAATTTAAGAAAAACGAAGTTCAACTTACCAATGAGCTGAAACAAAAGCAGGCAGAATCTAAACAGCTGGAAGGTCAAATCCGATCAATTATTGCTGATGAGATAAGAATTGCAAAAGCAAAAGAAGAGGAAAACAGAAAGGCAGAAGCTGAAAAAATACGGGTGGCAAAAATCGCTGCTGAAAGAGAAAAAGCAAAAATAGAAGCGGAGAACAAAGCGCGAATGGAAGCCTTGGCTTTAGAAAAAAAGAAAGCAGACGATGAAGCAAGAAAACTGAAAGAAATCTCTGAAAGAAAAGCAGCAGACGAAGCCGAAAAAGCAAAACTAGCCGCTTTGGCAGATGCAAAAAAGACAGAGGATTCTAAAAAAGCAGCAGAAGCCGAAAAAGCGGAAGCAAGAAGACTGGCTGCCGCAAAAGACGCTGCCGAAGCTGCCGCAAATGCAAAAGCCGCTGCCGACAGAGCATCTACTGCCCGGGCAGCAGAAGCGACAATGGTGAAGAAAAACGATGATGAAAAGAAAGCGGCAGAAACAAAAGTAATGACGAATTATGGCGTTACAGCAGCGATCGGAAATAACTTTGCCGCGAACCGCGGAAAAATGGGAATGCCCGCCTATGGCACCATCACCCACCGTTTCGGAAGACAGCCTCACCCGGTTTTCAAAAATATTGTTGAGGAAAACAACGGTATTAAAATTGCGGTATCAAAAGGAACAGTTGCAAAATGCGTTGCTCCCGGAACCGTTTCCCGTGTGGTTGCATCTGCAGACGGTTCCAAAACCGTCATTGTAAAACATGGTGATTACTTTACAATCTATGCAAACCTCTCCAGCACAATGGCATCGGCAAACCAGCAGGTCTCAGCAGGAACATCTATAGGGTTAATCGGCGAAGATTTCGACGGCAGTTATACCTTAGATTTCCAGATCTGGAATGGCAGCAGTCCGGTTGATCCATTAGGTTGGGTGAATTAAAAAAATAATATAACTTTGTACAAAATTTTAAAAAATGAATACACTTACAATATTGGCACTTTCCTGGCAACATTTATTAATCGTCGGAATCATTATTTTGGTTTTTTTCGGTGGTAAAAAAATCCCGGAAATGATGAGAGGATTAGGTTCTGGTATCAAAGAATTTAAAGATGCTGTGAAAGAAGAGGACTCTAAAAAAACTGAAGAACCAAAAAGCAACTCCAGCTCTACGACCCCTTAAATTAGATTTTAATGATTTTTACAGAAACTGCGTGGAAGGTCTTCAACCAATCGATAATTGACTATCACATTACTGATAATGTAGACACTCCAGTAAATAATCCCTATTCAAAAGATAGTTTGGAACATCTTTTGTATGCAAAGAATTGGATTGATACCGTTCAATGGCATTTGGAAGACATAATTCGTGATGAAAACATCGATCCAACTGAAGCTTTAAAATTAAAGAGAACAATAGACGATTCCAATCAGAAAAGAACTGATTTGGTGGAGTATATCGACAGTTGGTTTCTAGAGAAGTATAAGAATATTTTACCAAATGTCGACGCTAAAATTAATTCGGAGACTCCTGCCTGGGCAGTAGATCGCCTGTCTATTTTAGCATTAAAAGTCTATCACATGAAACTTGAAGCTCAACGTGAGTCCGCAAGTGATGAGCACAGAAAAAATTGCTCCGTAAAATTAAACACTTTACTGGAACAGCAAGAAGATCTTTCTGAAGCAATTGACCAATTGCTTTTTGATATAGAGAACGGCAATATTAAGATGAAAGTGTATAAACAAATGAAAATGTACAATGATGAAAGTCTTAATCCGATCCTTTATCAAAATGTAAAAAAATGTGTAAACTGAACTTTGGCTACATTATATTATTAATGCTCGCTTTATCCTGTTCTGCGGAGAAGATCAATCTTTCCCCAATTGGCGCAGTGAGTGTTCAGGAAGAAATGTACTCTTACGGTGACAGAAAAAATCTCATCGTTTATTCAGCTGAAATTACCAATCTGATCGCATCATTTCCTAAGTTTAGAAATGAGACCGTAAACGCTGAAGTAGCGAAACTCAAATATTATCTAAAAGATTATATCGGTGCTATGGATGCCTATAATATCAACGGACGAAACAACGCGCACCGCAATTTCGAAAAATCGTACAAAAACCTTCAGATTCTCAGGAAATATTTGAATAAGGACGATGATCAGATTCTCAACCGATACCTGGTAAGAATTAAAACCAATATGACTTTTCTGGAAAGCAACATTTCAAAAGATTCCACCTCGAAGCCCTCAAAATAGCAACAAACTCCATGTTAAAAATTCAAGCAGAATCAAACGTTCCGACAGAGTACGGGGAATTTCGTATGATTGCATTTTCTGAATCTGACCAAGATTGGATGCCTCATATGGCAATTATTGCTAAAAACACCGATTTTACAAAACCGATTAATGTACGTTTTCATTCTGAATGTATTACCGGCGAAGTCTTTCATTCCAAGAAATGTGAGTGCGGCCAACAACTTGATGCGGCAATGAATTTCATGCACAAAAACGGCGGGATTATCATCTATTTAAGACAGGAAGGAAGAAACATCGGCATCATCAATAAACTGAAAGCTTATGCTTTACAGGAAAAGGGTTTCGATACGGTAGAAGCCAACTTAGAACTTGGTCTTCCTGCTGATGACAGAAATTTTGGTGTTGCAATAGAAATTTTAAAGATTCTAAATGTTAAGGAAATTAATCTATTAACGAATAATCCGCAAAAATTAAAATTTGTAACGGACAGCAGCATCCGCCTGAATAAAAGAATTCCTTTGCAGATGGACTCTACAAAGGAAAGTGAAGCTTATTTGAAAACTAAAAAGGATTATTTCGGTCATCTTCTGGATGACGAAAATAGCGCTCATTAATTCTTTACATTTTAATAGCTGTTTCTAAAGCCAACTCAATCATTGGCGTCAATGCTGTTTCCCGCTGATCGGCAGAAATCTGATCTCCTGTAGGAATCACATCTGAAACCGTGAGAATCGTTGCCGCATTTTTCCCCAAATACTGTGCATTAGCGAAAAGTGCAAAAGCTTCCATTTCTACTGCCGTACAGTTATATTTTGTAGCAATCTCCGGAAGTGCCAGATTTTTTCTGTAGAAAATATCACTGGTATGAATATTTGTTGCTTTTAAATTTAAAGCTAATTCTTTCGCAGAATCATTGATTAACCCGAAAGTGTTTCCTTGGTGAGACAACAAATCCTCTTCAATTTCCCAGGCAAACTTTGCATAAGTAGATTCGCTTGCCGCATGTTCAACATTTAACAGATCGTAAACTTTCAAATCGGTAGTATATGCACCGCAGGTTCCAATTCTGATAATCGTATCGACATCAAATTCTGTAAACAGCTCGTAGGAATAAATCCCGATGCTTGGGATTCCCATACCACTAGCTCCCACGGAAACTTCTTTCCCTTTGTAAAGTCCTGTGAAATAAAAAACATTTCTGGTTTTACTTACCAATTTCACATCCGTTAAGAAATTATCGGCGATGTATTTTGCTCTTAAAGGATCACCTGGCTGTAAAACCGTTTTAGCAATTTCTCCTTTTTTGGCTGCAATGTGAACACTCATTATTTATCTGTTTTTGATTAATTATTAAAGTGATAAAGTTACTAAAAAATCACCGATTACAGAATCGAAACCGGTACTTTTAACCTGACTTTTAGCACAAAAAACCACAGTAAAAACTGTGGTTCATGTTTATTTTAAAGATTAAAATTTACAGGTTCTTTACTTTAGAATCATCAATTTTAAAATAAGTAATCACACTGTTATAGTCCGAATAATCTACATTAGCATTTTTTGCACCTGAAGAAGCAGGCACTAAAACCACTCTGAAAGTCTGAGTGTTCAAATATTGAGGAGTTGTAGAAATGTCATAATTTCCGCTGGCATAAATCATTATATCATTTTTGGTAAAGTCAAAATCATAATCCAATTCATTGCCGTTATTTAAATAAAGTGTTCTTGGAATAGACTGCCAAACCGGAGAGCCATCTGAAGCAGTTCCTGTTTTTCTGTAAATCAACACAACATCTGTATTATACAAAGGTTTTGTAAATGACCTGCTGATGAAATATCCATCCTGAGCATTATACGAAAAATTCACATTATTAATATCCAGTACTACCGAATAAGTATCGTTGTCATTGACTAATACGTCATCGTTTCTGTTGTCACAGCTAATCGCTATTATTCCGAACATTGCAATCAGCATTAGGGTGAAGTATTTTTTCATTTTAAAAAAGATTAAAGATTATTATGTTTGGTCAGTCAATTTGTATGCCATTAGGAAATACGTTTTAAAAATTAAAAATTGTATTTTTGTTTCCATTATTTCTAATAGTATGAAAAACATCAAGATAAAAGCCTCTTTTTTTACAACTGCATTCCTATGCTTTAATTTCATTGCAAATGCGCAATATCATCCCAAGAATATTTCACCGGCAGAAACCCAAAAAGCGAATCAATGGGTAGAAAAAACCTACCAAACGCTCTCTCAGGACGAAAAACTGGGACAGCTTTTTATTGTTGCATTGTATACCAATAAAGGAGAAGATTATATCAATAACGTGAGAAATATCGTCGTGAATGATAAAATCGGTGGGTTGATTCTGATGCAGGATGACGCCGCACGGGAAATTAATTTGGTGAATGAATTCCAGCAAAAAGCAAAAATCCCTCTGATGATTGGGATGGATGCAGAATGGGGCGTTTATCAAAGAATTGCTGCTGCACACAAATTCCCTTGGGCATTGACACTCGGAGCAATTCAGGACAAAAATCTCATTACAGAAATGGCGGCAAAAATCGCTGAAGACTGCAAAAGAATGGGCGTCAACTGGGATTTCGCACCGGTTGTGGACGTGAATACCAATCCCAATAATCCGATCATCGGAAACAGAAGTTTCGGTTCAGAAGTTTCTAATGTGATCAGCTCTGCTTTAGCTTATTCTAACGGATTACAAAATAACAACATCTTAGCAGCGATCAAACATTTCCCGGGACATGGCGATACCGATCAGGATTCACATCTGGATCTTCCCGTCGTTTCTCATTCTCTGAAAAGATTAAATGAGGTAGAACTCGCTCCCTTTAAAGCGCTGATGGATAAAGGAATTGGCGGCGTTATGGTCGCTCATCTTTACGTTCCTGCCTTCGAAAAAAAGGAAGGAGTTCCCGCCTCTATATCCAAAAATATCATCACCGGTGTTTTAAAAGAACAATTGGGCTACAAAGGTTTAATTATTACTGACGCGTTAAATATGGGTGCGGTTGCAAGCAGATTTAAAGCCGGCGAATTAGACGCATTGGCGTTCGAAGCAGGGAATGATATTATGCTGTTTTCTCAGGATGTGGCCACTGGAAAAAAACTGATTCAGCAGGCGATTGACAAAGGGCAAATCCCACAGCAGAGAGTTGAAGAAAGTGTAAAGAAAATTTTACTGACAAAATATTACCTTGGTTTAACCCAATATACACCGGGAAATCCGGCAAACATTAATGAAGATTTAAATAATTCCACGCATTCAGAAATCGTTCAGAAAATGTACGCAAATGCACTGACTTTAATTAAAGATGATAAAAAAATGCTGCCGCTGAACTGCAAGGAAACGTATTATTATGTTCCTTTAGAAGAAGCTCCGTACCAGACTTTTCTGGATCAGTTAAATTTAAACAATACCATCATTGTAAAAAAAGCTTCGGAAATTTCTACAATTCCTGCCAATTCCAAAGTAATTGTAGGCTTTCATAAAGACAACTCGTCGGCTTACAAACCTTATCTAATATCTGCAGAAAGCAAAAAAATTCTGGGTGATTTAAGTAAAAATCAAAACGTAATCTTAAATGTTTTCGGTTCTGCTTATGCTTTAAGAGATGTTGAAATTTCCAGTGTTTCTACAGTTTTGGTTTCTTATGAAAACAATGATGATTCGATGATTGCGACTGCAAAAGCGTTTTCGGGACAAACGAAAATATGGGGGAAACTTCCGGTTTTGGTGAATGAGCGTTTAAAAGCAGGAATAGGTTTAGAACTCAATTCCTCTTCCAGAATCGACTTGCCTTTAAAAAATTAATAAAAAAACAGAATTGAGTAATTTCAATTTAAAAAAAATAAATAAAATGAAAATCGGAATTCTCTGTTATCCAACTTACGGTGGAAGTGGCATCGTTGCTACAGAACTTGGTATGGCGCTCGCTGATAAAGGGTATGAGGTACATTTTATAAGTTCTGCGCTGCCGGCAAGATTAGATATTACCAATCCCAATATTTTTTTCCATAAAGTAAATGTGCAGACGTATCCGCTTTTTCAATACCAACCGTATGACATTGCGCTTTCGTCGATGATTTACCGCGTGGTGAATTTGTATAAACTGGACTTACTGCATGCGCATTACGCAATTCCATATGCATATGCGGCGTTTACCGCCAAACAAATGTTGAAAGAAGAAGGAAAAGACGTTCCTCTGGTTACGACCCTTCACGGAACGGATATTACGTTGGTAGGTCAGCATCCGAGCTACAAACATGCTGTGGAATTCTCTATCAATCAATCAGATACCATCACAAGCGTTTCCGAAAGTTTAAAAAAAGATACTTTACAGTTATTTAAAATCACCAAAGAAATCCAGGTAATCACCAATTTTATTGATAATACTGAATTTAAAAAGGACAGTATCTGCCAGCGCAACCATTTTGCAACGAAAGATGAAAAGATCCTGATTCACGTTTCCAATCTTCGTCCTGTGAAGCGTGTGCAGGATGTTTTACAGATTTTCAAGAATGTCAACACAAAAATAAAATCAATGCTCATCATTATCGGCGAAGGTCCTGATATGGAGATTGTCAATGAGTTTTTAGAGGATCATCCGGATTTGATTGGCAAAGTTCGCCTGCTCGGAAAAGTAAATGATTTATATAAAATTCTGCAGCTTTCGGATGTATTTCTACTTCCGTCGGAACAGGAAAGTTTCGGTTTGGCGGCGCTGGAAGCGATGGCCGCAGAAACGCCGGTGATCAGCTCTAATGCCGGCGGAATCCCCGAAGTGAATATTCAGGGCGAAACCGGTTATCTCACCGAAATCGGCAACGTAGAAGCCATGAGCAACTACACTATAAAACTGTTGAGCGACGAAAGTCTTTTGGCTCAAATGAAGAAAAACGCCAAAGAACAAGCTTTAAGATTTGATCTAAAAAACATTCTGCCCATCTACGAAAAAATGTATGCCGATACGCTGAATCGTTTTAAAATATAGTTATTTCACCTTTTTTATTCAGAATTTGCTTTGTTACTTTGTAATTAAAGTTTTCTGATATGAATGAAAAACTGCTTCAATATTTGTGGAATTTCAAAATTTTCAACAGTTTTGATTTTAAAGATGTGGAAGGAAATGAGCTCGAGATCTTAGATTTCGGCAGGTGGAATTTCGACTCGGGACCGGATTTTCTTTTGGCAAAAATAAAGACGAACGGTTTGGTGATCGCAGGAAATATAGAGCTTCATGTAAAATCATCGGACTGGATTTTTCACAAACATTCGGGCAACCCCGAGTTTGAAAACATCATCGCCCACGTCGTTTTCATCCATGATGTTGAGATAGAAGAATTCAAAAACAAGAATATTCCGACCCTGGAACTGAAAGACTATATCGATGAAAATGTGTTTTCAAAATATAAAACGCTGTTACAGGAAACCCAATTTATTCCGTGTGAAACCATTTTTAATTCTAAAAATTTCCCCATTAATTTTCATGAAGAAACTTTACTGAAAAAACTAGATGAGAAATCGATTGAAATTGAGGAATCATTAAAACAACATCAAAATAATTACGAAGCCATATTATTCCAGCAACTGGTTTACGCTTTTGGTTTAAAAGTAAATGCGCTTATTTTCAAACAACTGGCAGAAAGCATCGACTATAAAATTTTCAGTAAAATTCGGCAAAATCAAACGCAGCTGGAAGCTCTTTTCTTCGGAATCTGCGGCTGGCTCGACAAACCGACTGATGAGCAATCCAAAATTTGGAGACGGGAATTTGAGTTTTTAAAAGTTAAATATCAATTACGCGATTTCTATATTCATCCGAAATTTTCAAAACTCCGGCCGCCGAATTTTCCAACAGTCCGGCTTTCGCAACTGGCGTCTCTGTACCATCAAAACCAAAATCTATTTTCAAAACTCATTAATGCGAAAAACATCGACGATATTCATCAGCTCTTTCATAAAGTGAAAGCCAGCGAATATTGGGACAACCGGTTTAATTTCGGAAAAATATCGTCTGTAAACGGCAAGAAAACTTTAACGAAAGATTTCGTTGAATTGGTGCTGATTAATGCCGTTTTACCTTTAAAATATACCTATCATAAAAGCACCGATGAAAATATCCCGGATGAAATTCTGACGATCTACCAAAGTATTGCAGCGGAGAAAAACACCATTATCGATCAGTGGAAAACATTAAAAGTAAAACCAAAAAACGCCCTTGAAACCCAATCTCTTCTTTTTCATCATCGAAACTTCTGCGAGAAAAAAGAGTGTTTACGCTGCAGTATTGGAATTCGGCTAATGAATGCTTAACCAACCTGCAACGCCAACTTCCAAATGCTGATAGAATTCATTCCAAGGATTTCTCTATTGCAGATTTTTAACAGTAATTTTGTTAATAAACTAAAAATAGAGAAGATGTTTGATTGGTTAAAATTACTTTTATTACCCGGCGAAAACCCAACGGTAACGCAATCTATTGTCGCCATAATGCTCGCCATCGGGACCGGTGTTTTTTTGGGAAGATTAAAATTAGGGAAGATTACTTTCGGTGTTTCGGCAGTGATGTTTACGGGATTAATTTTGGGACATTTCGGCTACCGGATTCAGCCCGGGATTTTAGATTTCATCCGTGACTTCGGTTTAATCCTTTTTGTTTACGGAATTGGTTTACAGGTCGGACCTTCCTTTTTCTCGTCTTTCAAAAATGAAGGTTTAAAGTTTAATATTCTGGCTGTTTCCTGTGTTCTTCTTGGCGGTATTATTACCGTAGGTCTCTTTTATCTCACCGGCCTCAAAATAGAAGATTTAGTAGGAATCATGAGTGGTTCGGTAACCAACACGCCCGGATTAGGAGCCGCTAAAAACACGATCGAAGAAATTACAAATTCGTTCCCGGATAAGAAATTCGGTGACCCCACCATTGGTTACGCGATTACTTATCCGCTGGGAGTTTTCGGAATTATAGCGACCATTATCATCTCTAAACTTTTATTAAAAATCAATCCGGATGAAGAAATGAAGAAATTCCGGAAATCAAAAATTAACCGGGAGCTGCCTTTGGTTCATAAGAAAGTCCGGATTACCAATCCGTATTATTTTGGAAAAACCCTGCACCAAACGATCAAAGAGTTCGGTAGAGAAATTGTTATTTCACGATTAAAACACAGCGGAACCATTGTCGTACAGTCTCCGACCATGGATGTTCAACTGCATGACCGGGATGTGCTGATGCTGGTAGGTTTAGAAAAAGATCTTGACGATTTCATCGCAACCGTTGGCCGACCGTCGTCGGATTTGTTCATCGAGTCTGATAAACAGATTCTG includes these proteins:
- a CDS encoding peptidoglycan DD-metalloendopeptidase family protein: MIKRISFLIGIFLFAFFSGQKKEQLQKQNAELKKQISTINANLAKTQQQSKLSVAYLNEVEKKIGLREKVYTNTQKEKRLIEDEIYLRQLEINRQNRELAVLRKNYAEVLVKAYKNKGAQNKVTFILSSKNLGEALRRIQYLKDYSDYQDKKAAEISTAAKVLQENITLKQKSVKDKEMILTNQQKDLLTIEAEKKTKQSLLEEFKKNEVQLTNELKQKQAESKQLEGQIRSIIADEIRIAKAKEEENRKAEAEKIRVAKIAAEREKAKIEAENKARMEALALEKKKADDEARKLKEISERKAADEAEKAKLAALADAKKTEDSKKAAEAEKAEARRLAAAKDAAEAAANAKAAADRASTARAAEATMVKKNDDEKKAAETKVMTNYGVTAAIGNNFAANRGKMGMPAYGTITHRFGRQPHPVFKNIVEENNGIKIAVSKGTVAKCVAPGTVSRVVASADGSKTVIVKHGDYFTIYANLSSTMASANQQVSAGTSIGLIGEDFDGSYTLDFQIWNGSSPVDPLGWVN
- the ribA gene encoding GTP cyclohydrolase II; translated protein: MLKIQAESNVPTEYGEFRMIAFSESDQDWMPHMAIIAKNTDFTKPINVRFHSECITGEVFHSKKCECGQQLDAAMNFMHKNGGIIIYLRQEGRNIGIINKLKAYALQEKGFDTVEANLELGLPADDRNFGVAIEILKILNVKEINLLTNNPQKLKFVTDSSIRLNKRIPLQMDSTKESEAYLKTKKDYFGHLLDDENSAH
- a CDS encoding DUF2851 family protein, encoding MNEKLLQYLWNFKIFNSFDFKDVEGNELEILDFGRWNFDSGPDFLLAKIKTNGLVIAGNIELHVKSSDWIFHKHSGNPEFENIIAHVVFIHDVEIEEFKNKNIPTLELKDYIDENVFSKYKTLLQETQFIPCETIFNSKNFPINFHEETLLKKLDEKSIEIEESLKQHQNNYEAILFQQLVYAFGLKVNALIFKQLAESIDYKIFSKIRQNQTQLEALFFGICGWLDKPTDEQSKIWRREFEFLKVKYQLRDFYIHPKFSKLRPPNFPTVRLSQLASLYHQNQNLFSKLINAKNIDDIHQLFHKVKASEYWDNRFNFGKISSVNGKKTLTKDFVELVLINAVLPLKYTYHKSTDENIPDEILTIYQSIAAEKNTIIDQWKTLKVKPKNALETQSLLFHHRNFCEKKECLRCSIGIRLMNA
- a CDS encoding Sec-independent protein translocase subunit TatA/TatB; this encodes MNTLTILALSWQHLLIVGIIILVFFGGKKIPEMMRGLGSGIKEFKDAVKEEDSKKTEEPKSNSSSTTP
- a CDS encoding DUF4254 domain-containing protein, with translation MIFTETAWKVFNQSIIDYHITDNVDTPVNNPYSKDSLEHLLYAKNWIDTVQWHLEDIIRDENIDPTEALKLKRTIDDSNQKRTDLVEYIDSWFLEKYKNILPNVDAKINSETPAWAVDRLSILALKVYHMKLEAQRESASDEHRKNCSVKLNTLLEQQEDLSEAIDQLLFDIENGNIKMKVYKQMKMYNDESLNPILYQNVKKCVN
- the deoD gene encoding purine-nucleoside phosphorylase, translating into MSVHIAAKKGEIAKTVLQPGDPLRAKYIADNFLTDVKLVSKTRNVFYFTGLYKGKEVSVGASGMGIPSIGIYSYELFTEFDVDTIIRIGTCGAYTTDLKVYDLLNVEHAASESTYAKFAWEIEEDLLSHQGNTFGLINDSAKELALNLKATNIHTSDIFYRKNLALPEIATKYNCTAVEMEAFALFANAQYLGKNAATILTVSDVIPTGDQISADQRETALTPMIELALETAIKM
- a CDS encoding putative transporter codes for the protein MFDWLKLLLLPGENPTVTQSIVAIMLAIGTGVFLGRLKLGKITFGVSAVMFTGLILGHFGYRIQPGILDFIRDFGLILFVYGIGLQVGPSFFSSFKNEGLKFNILAVSCVLLGGIITVGLFYLTGLKIEDLVGIMSGSVTNTPGLGAAKNTIEEITNSFPDKKFGDPTIGYAITYPLGVFGIIATIIISKLLLKINPDEEMKKFRKSKINRELPLVHKKVRITNPYYFGKTLHQTIKEFGREIVISRLKHSGTIVVQSPTMDVQLHDRDVLMLVGLEKDLDDFIATVGRPSSDLFIESDKQILKKNIFVTNPKIIHKKLSELDLYNTFDLKVTRVFRAGKEILPRPSLELFYGDKLRVIGSKEGIEEVAKIIGNSEKKLLEPDFLSLFGGLLLGVILGSIPIVIPSLPVPIKLGFAAGPLIVALLISRYGGIAFIHSYINTGATYFMKDFGICLFFAAVGIHAGDGFYDNFIQYHGWLWLLYGCAITFIPLILMVIIGRFIMKINFLQLAGIMSGSYTDPAALSFSTNYLDSDIPIQTYAQVYPLVTIFRIFVASLLILFFS
- the bshA gene encoding N-acetyl-alpha-D-glucosaminyl L-malate synthase BshA — protein: MKIGILCYPTYGGSGIVATELGMALADKGYEVHFISSALPARLDITNPNIFFHKVNVQTYPLFQYQPYDIALSSMIYRVVNLYKLDLLHAHYAIPYAYAAFTAKQMLKEEGKDVPLVTTLHGTDITLVGQHPSYKHAVEFSINQSDTITSVSESLKKDTLQLFKITKEIQVITNFIDNTEFKKDSICQRNHFATKDEKILIHVSNLRPVKRVQDVLQIFKNVNTKIKSMLIIIGEGPDMEIVNEFLEDHPDLIGKVRLLGKVNDLYKILQLSDVFLLPSEQESFGLAALEAMAAETPVISSNAGGIPEVNIQGETGYLTEIGNVEAMSNYTIKLLSDESLLAQMKKNAKEQALRFDLKNILPIYEKMYADTLNRFKI
- a CDS encoding glycoside hydrolase family 3 protein: MKNIKIKASFFTTAFLCFNFIANAQYHPKNISPAETQKANQWVEKTYQTLSQDEKLGQLFIVALYTNKGEDYINNVRNIVVNDKIGGLILMQDDAAREINLVNEFQQKAKIPLMIGMDAEWGVYQRIAAAHKFPWALTLGAIQDKNLITEMAAKIAEDCKRMGVNWDFAPVVDVNTNPNNPIIGNRSFGSEVSNVISSALAYSNGLQNNNILAAIKHFPGHGDTDQDSHLDLPVVSHSLKRLNEVELAPFKALMDKGIGGVMVAHLYVPAFEKKEGVPASISKNIITGVLKEQLGYKGLIITDALNMGAVASRFKAGELDALAFEAGNDIMLFSQDVATGKKLIQQAIDKGQIPQQRVEESVKKILLTKYYLGLTQYTPGNPANINEDLNNSTHSEIVQKMYANALTLIKDDKKMLPLNCKETYYYVPLEEAPYQTFLDQLNLNNTIIVKKASEISTIPANSKVIVGFHKDNSSAYKPYLISAESKKILGDLSKNQNVILNVFGSAYALRDVEISSVSTVLVSYENNDDSMIATAKAFSGQTKIWGKLPVLVNERLKAGIGLELNSSSRIDLPLKN